In a genomic window of Streptomyces katrae:
- a CDS encoding aminotransferase class I/II-fold pyridoxal phosphate-dependent enzyme, translating into MNRPTKAVVLAAGLGRRLGLHHAKPLLPVAGRPILLRTLDHLAAAGVRETVLVVGYLADEVRAAVGDTHAGMAVTYVESDAYRTTNNAYSLWLAREQLDRDVYLVEGDVVFDPGLPLALAAADAEVATAVAPHRPGMNGTVVTLDAAGTVSAMLLPAQQGPEIDLAGTYKTANVHLLRARYLREEFVPALEALIADGGHGAYYELVLADTVTAGRFPLHAVDCAHLRWCEVDDLTDHAAAEYLFADSEDRLALLENLHGGYWRYDLVDHRLLYNLYFPPAPLVDELARDFRDALVHYPVGHGALQQLLGAAIGQPAERLVVANGASELIKILGRLAGRTALVVPGFNEYEAVFDEADVHRIHLPAPAFTMDPERVAGEARRAGVRSVIITSPNNPTSMAVPRADLVTLARLLADDGIRLVVDESFVDFCAPGHSLEPDLAELPGLTVVKSMSKVYGIGGLRLGYLLSADTAFVADVRAALPIWNVNGFAESFLRLLPRYRDAFASSCDRVRRDRDELAGLLGELPGVTVYPPDANYVMLRLPAGASAHEVVRRTFAEHGILVKDCGGKSMPDGDRYLRVACRAPQENRRLAEALAEVLVGEPHPLATGAS; encoded by the coding sequence ATGAACAGGCCTACCAAGGCCGTCGTCCTGGCCGCCGGGCTCGGCCGACGCCTCGGACTCCACCACGCCAAGCCGCTGCTCCCGGTGGCCGGCCGGCCCATCCTGCTGCGCACCCTCGACCACCTGGCCGCCGCCGGGGTCCGCGAGACCGTCCTCGTCGTCGGCTACCTCGCCGACGAGGTGCGCGCGGCGGTCGGCGACACGCACGCCGGCATGGCCGTGACCTACGTGGAGTCCGACGCCTACCGCACCACCAACAACGCCTACTCCCTGTGGCTGGCCCGCGAACAGCTCGACCGGGACGTCTACCTCGTCGAGGGCGACGTGGTCTTCGACCCCGGACTGCCCCTCGCCCTGGCCGCCGCCGACGCGGAGGTGGCCACCGCCGTGGCCCCGCACCGCCCCGGCATGAACGGAACCGTCGTCACCCTCGACGCGGCCGGCACCGTCTCGGCGATGCTGCTGCCCGCCCAGCAGGGCCCCGAGATCGACCTGGCCGGCACCTACAAGACCGCCAACGTGCACCTGCTGCGCGCCCGCTACCTGCGCGAGGAGTTCGTCCCGGCCCTGGAAGCCCTCATCGCCGACGGCGGCCACGGCGCCTACTACGAACTGGTCCTCGCCGACACCGTCACCGCCGGGCGCTTCCCGCTCCACGCCGTCGACTGCGCGCACCTGCGCTGGTGCGAGGTGGACGACCTCACCGACCACGCCGCCGCCGAATACCTCTTCGCGGACTCCGAGGACCGGCTCGCCCTCCTGGAGAACCTCCACGGCGGCTACTGGCGCTACGACCTGGTCGACCACCGCCTCCTCTACAACCTGTACTTCCCCCCGGCCCCCCTGGTGGACGAACTGGCCCGGGACTTCCGCGACGCCCTCGTCCACTACCCCGTGGGCCACGGCGCGCTCCAGCAGCTGCTCGGCGCCGCCATAGGCCAGCCCGCCGAACGCCTCGTCGTCGCCAACGGCGCCTCCGAACTCATCAAGATCCTCGGCAGGCTGGCCGGGCGCACCGCGCTCGTCGTCCCCGGCTTCAACGAGTACGAGGCCGTGTTCGACGAGGCGGACGTCCACCGCATCCACCTGCCCGCCCCCGCCTTCACCATGGATCCGGAACGGGTGGCCGGAGAGGCACGGCGGGCCGGCGTCCGCTCCGTGATCATCACCTCGCCCAACAACCCCACCTCGATGGCGGTCCCGCGCGCCGACCTCGTCACCCTCGCCCGCCTGCTGGCCGACGACGGGATCCGGCTCGTCGTGGACGAGTCCTTCGTGGACTTCTGCGCACCCGGGCACAGCCTGGAGCCCGACCTCGCCGAACTGCCCGGCCTGACCGTCGTCAAGAGCATGAGCAAGGTGTACGGCATCGGCGGACTGCGCCTGGGCTACCTGCTCTCGGCCGACACCGCCTTCGTCGCCGACGTCCGCGCCGCCCTGCCCATCTGGAACGTCAACGGCTTCGCCGAATCCTTCCTGCGCCTGCTGCCCCGCTACCGGGACGCCTTCGCCTCCAGCTGCGACCGGGTCCGCCGCGACCGCGACGAACTCGCCGGCCTCCTCGGCGAACTGCCCGGCGTCACCGTCTACCCCCCGGACGCCAACTACGTGATGCTGCGCCTGCCCGCGGGCGCCTCCGCCCACGAGGTGGTCCGCCGCACCTTCGCCGAACACGGCATCCTCGTCAAGGACTGCGGCGGCAAGTCCATGCCCGACGGCGACCGCTACCTGCGGGTGGCCTGCCGCGCCCCGCAGGAGAACCGGCGCCTGGCCGAAGCCCTGGCCGAAGTGCTGGTCGGCGAGCCCCACCCGCTGGCCACGGGAGCCTCCTGA
- a CDS encoding FAD-dependent oxidoreductase gives MPSADQYFGLVFCGGGPAALGPIIAAARSGRLDALLDRGVALVEPGPVGPGGLAHYRIGANSLGGPFLECLDGLPATGPFAALHDLPETRLLREHADEHPPLSVVAPFLTRLGTVVTGLLEAHPRCAVFTDRAEAVRLTADGVAVTTGAGLELTARRAVLATGGRPLGGYADAEVVPGLELAPYRDKVCHSSSLIDARHTPPAARGKAVVVGGSHSAWSAVDLLLAGGTDTVTVVHRTGLRLFYDGADAARADGYPFDPVLDVCPLNGRVNRYGGLRGRAHELARAALGLPGAAPAPVRLLRAGDPQDTEAAHKALAEADVIVMANGFEADLPPLGHADGTPLVPATGPTGTLVTDRGHLVDVHGTAHPRLLAYGLGAGLAPSADIGGEPSYTRRADGVWLYQHDIGEIVLDDLMHEATTGETHS, from the coding sequence TTGCCGTCTGCCGACCAGTACTTCGGCCTGGTGTTCTGCGGTGGAGGACCCGCAGCGCTCGGCCCGATCATCGCCGCCGCCCGCTCCGGCCGGCTCGACGCGCTGCTCGACCGGGGCGTCGCGCTGGTCGAGCCCGGCCCGGTGGGCCCCGGGGGCCTCGCCCACTACCGCATCGGCGCCAACTCCCTCGGCGGCCCCTTCCTGGAGTGCCTCGACGGCCTCCCCGCCACCGGGCCCTTCGCCGCTCTCCACGACCTGCCCGAGACCCGGCTGCTGAGGGAGCACGCCGACGAGCACCCGCCGCTCTCGGTGGTCGCGCCCTTCCTCACCCGGCTCGGCACCGTCGTGACGGGCCTGCTGGAGGCACATCCGCGCTGCGCCGTGTTCACCGACCGGGCCGAGGCCGTCCGGCTCACCGCCGACGGGGTGGCCGTCACCACCGGCGCGGGCCTCGAACTCACCGCACGCCGCGCGGTGCTGGCCACCGGAGGCCGCCCGCTCGGCGGCTACGCCGACGCCGAGGTGGTTCCCGGCCTGGAACTCGCGCCGTACCGGGACAAGGTGTGCCACTCCTCGTCGCTGATCGACGCCCGCCACACCCCGCCCGCCGCCCGCGGCAAGGCCGTGGTGGTCGGCGGATCGCACAGCGCCTGGTCGGCGGTCGACCTGCTGCTGGCCGGGGGGACGGACACGGTCACCGTCGTCCACCGCACCGGCCTGCGGCTCTTCTACGACGGAGCCGACGCCGCGCGCGCCGACGGCTACCCCTTCGATCCGGTCCTCGACGTCTGTCCCCTCAACGGCCGCGTCAACCGCTACGGGGGCCTGCGCGGCCGCGCCCACGAACTGGCCCGGGCCGCCCTCGGCCTCCCCGGCGCCGCCCCGGCGCCCGTACGGCTCCTGCGCGCCGGGGACCCGCAGGACACCGAGGCCGCCCACAAGGCGCTCGCCGAAGCCGACGTCATCGTCATGGCCAACGGCTTCGAGGCCGACCTGCCGCCCCTGGGCCACGCCGACGGCACGCCGCTCGTCCCCGCCACCGGCCCCACCGGCACGCTGGTCACCGACCGCGGCCACCTCGTCGACGTCCACGGCACCGCCCACCCCCGGCTCCTCGCCTACGGGCTGGGCGCGGGGCTGGCCCCCTCCGCCGACATCGGCGGCGAACCGAGCTACACGCGCAGAGCGGACGGCGTCTGGCTCTACCAGCACGACATCGGCGAAATCGTCCTCGACGACCTGATGCACGAAGCGACCACGGGGGAGACCCACTCATGA
- a CDS encoding glycosyltransferase family 2 protein gives MPLDERERAVAKVSICVPVYNRPVEVERAIRSALDQTYSDIEVVVVDNASTDDTWDVIRKLADSDARVRAYRNDELLPRVRNWRRALELSEGEYVKLLFSDDWISPEAVARSVEVLDRDPAVGFVFTAMTWHYERPKTFYRRREGRMSSLEFLVRSATVEDQVPVSASCTLMRRADLLEVFQDELPSNLPFEFTHGLGLDGTLLWRVADRYPRLHHLSADLAHSADPHAGEPNTRMQIGAERHEMMWWAYRNAFAQTLLVSRRPAHQLRALRTALLVSCVPLRPTAVALRNLRLFRMMFPRNWWDLAPLAAPVRALVARRLREPLDPTIPL, from the coding sequence GTGCCACTCGACGAAAGGGAGCGTGCGGTGGCCAAGGTCAGCATCTGTGTGCCGGTGTACAACCGGCCCGTGGAAGTGGAGCGTGCGATACGCAGCGCTCTCGACCAGACGTATAGCGACATTGAAGTGGTCGTGGTCGACAATGCGAGCACGGATGACACCTGGGACGTCATCAGGAAATTGGCCGATTCCGATGCCCGGGTGCGCGCGTACCGCAATGACGAACTGCTGCCGCGGGTCCGGAACTGGCGGCGTGCGCTCGAATTGAGCGAGGGTGAATACGTCAAGCTGCTCTTCTCCGACGACTGGATATCGCCGGAGGCGGTCGCCCGTTCGGTGGAGGTCCTCGACCGGGATCCGGCCGTCGGTTTCGTGTTCACGGCGATGACGTGGCACTACGAGCGGCCCAAGACGTTCTACCGGCGGCGCGAGGGCCGGATGTCCTCGCTGGAGTTCCTGGTGCGGTCGGCGACGGTCGAGGACCAGGTGCCGGTCAGCGCCTCCTGCACCCTGATGCGCCGGGCCGACCTGCTCGAGGTCTTCCAGGACGAGCTGCCGAGCAACCTGCCGTTCGAGTTCACCCACGGCCTCGGGCTCGACGGCACCCTCCTGTGGCGGGTCGCCGACCGCTACCCGCGCCTGCACCACCTCTCCGCCGATCTGGCCCACTCCGCCGACCCGCACGCGGGCGAGCCGAACACGCGCATGCAGATCGGCGCGGAGCGGCACGAGATGATGTGGTGGGCCTACCGCAACGCCTTCGCCCAGACGCTGCTGGTCTCGCGGCGGCCCGCGCACCAGCTGCGCGCCCTGCGGACGGCCCTGCTGGTGTCCTGCGTACCCCTGCGGCCGACGGCGGTGGCGCTGCGCAACCTGCGCCTGTTCCGGATGATGTTCCCGCGGAACTGGTGGGACCTCGCACCGCTGGCGGCGCCGGTACGGGCGCTCGTGGCGCGGCGGCTGCGGGAGCCCCTGGACCCGACGATCCCGCTGTAG
- a CDS encoding ATP-grasp domain-containing protein: MRTLPLLAVVFDRGSAGSVEILASARKLCSVVFVCDEDLPGSAGSAARLAEVARVLDVTGLSPAERRSALRALRPDGITTFSEYRLAATAELAEACGLTFHPPHVAAVLVDKERQRTRLREAGVQSTRCVAVRTAAQVPAALAEVGLPAVVKPRSGAGSVDTCRVDSAEQAVAVAQEFLAGGGAEFVLEEYLEGDPDAAGPGFGDYVSVESVSSGGAVRHVCVTGKLPLAEPFRETGMFQPAALPGPLAEQVLGLTGAALRALGVTDGVTHVEIKLTPDGPRLIEVNGRMGGYVGALLRRSTRFDLLRAALRAALGLPLEIPELHFPAVEFVYFLTPPADAGATLAGIRGLDEVAAMEEVWQVKADPGAGRSLHWRAGTEGHLGTVHGTAADHDRLRAAVGAIGAAIRLEYA, encoded by the coding sequence ATGCGCACACTGCCTCTTCTCGCCGTGGTATTCGACCGCGGGTCGGCCGGTTCCGTGGAGATCCTGGCCTCCGCCCGCAAGCTGTGCTCCGTCGTGTTCGTCTGCGACGAGGACCTTCCCGGCTCGGCCGGCTCCGCCGCCCGGCTCGCCGAGGTGGCCCGGGTGCTCGACGTCACCGGTCTGTCGCCCGCGGAGCGCCGCTCCGCGCTCCGGGCCCTGCGGCCCGACGGCATCACCACCTTCAGCGAGTACCGGCTCGCCGCCACGGCGGAGCTGGCCGAGGCCTGCGGGCTGACCTTCCACCCGCCGCACGTGGCGGCCGTCCTGGTCGACAAGGAGCGGCAGCGGACCCGGCTGCGGGAGGCCGGGGTGCAGTCGACGCGCTGCGTCGCGGTGCGGACCGCGGCGCAGGTGCCGGCGGCGCTCGCCGAGGTCGGGCTGCCCGCGGTCGTCAAACCGCGCTCCGGAGCGGGCAGCGTGGACACCTGCCGGGTCGACAGCGCCGAGCAGGCGGTGGCGGTGGCGCAGGAGTTCCTGGCCGGCGGCGGGGCGGAGTTCGTCCTGGAGGAGTACCTCGAAGGGGACCCGGACGCCGCCGGGCCGGGGTTCGGGGACTACGTGTCCGTGGAGTCGGTCAGCTCCGGCGGCGCCGTCCGCCACGTGTGCGTGACGGGCAAGCTGCCGCTGGCCGAACCCTTCCGGGAGACGGGCATGTTCCAGCCCGCCGCACTGCCCGGCCCGCTGGCCGAGCAGGTGCTCGGCCTCACCGGGGCGGCCCTGCGCGCCCTCGGCGTCACCGACGGGGTCACCCACGTGGAGATCAAGCTGACCCCCGACGGCCCCCGGCTGATCGAGGTCAACGGCCGGATGGGCGGCTACGTGGGTGCCCTGCTGCGCCGCTCCACCCGCTTCGACCTGCTGCGGGCCGCGCTGCGCGCCGCCCTGGGGCTGCCGCTGGAGATCCCGGAACTGCACTTCCCCGCAGTGGAGTTCGTCTACTTCCTGACGCCGCCCGCCGACGCGGGGGCCACCCTCGCGGGGATCCGGGGGCTCGACGAGGTGGCCGCCATGGAGGAGGTGTGGCAGGTCAAGGCCGACCCCGGCGCCGGCCGCTCCCTGCACTGGCGCGCCGGTACGGAGGGCCACCTGGGCACCGTGCACGGCACCGCCGCCGACCACGACCGGCTGCGCGCCGCCGTCGGGGCCATCGGCGCGGCCATCCGGCTCGAATACGCCTGA
- a CDS encoding substrate-binding domain-containing protein codes for MDHLYRLGHRRIGMASGPAGNRPADRRVQGFLDAMARRGIEDAGRRVIRQSYTVEGGQAPAAALRELGATAIVAASGWMALGAIRRIRRQGRSVPGDVPVVGYDGTGITEFTDPPLTTVRQPADRPALEVARGVPVLVGNRDVPAGELLFDPELVIRASTAPVAPS; via the coding sequence GTGGACCATCTGTACCGGCTGGGCCACCGGCGGATCGGCATGGCCTCCGGCCCGGCCGGCAACCGGCCCGCGGACCGGCGGGTGCAGGGGTTCCTCGACGCCATGGCCCGGCGCGGCATCGAGGACGCCGGGCGCCGGGTGATCCGGCAGTCGTACACCGTGGAGGGCGGGCAGGCCCCCGCGGCCGCGCTGCGGGAGCTCGGCGCCACCGCGATCGTCGCCGCCAGCGGCTGGATGGCCCTCGGCGCGATCCGCCGGATCCGCCGCCAGGGCCGGTCCGTGCCCGGGGACGTGCCGGTGGTCGGCTACGACGGCACGGGCATCACCGAGTTCACCGACCCGCCGCTGACCACCGTGCGGCAGCCGGCGGACCGGCCGGCGCTGGAGGTGGCGCGCGGCGTGCCGGTCCTGGTCGGCAACCGGGACGTGCCCGCGGGGGAGCTGCTCTTTGACCCCGAGCTGGTCATCCGTGCCTCCACCGCCCCGGTCGCCCCCTCCTGA
- the galT gene encoding galactose-1-phosphate uridylyltransferase encodes MYTTVTELADGRELIYYDSSPGRDRTAEDRRPLDRVESSPELRRDPATGDWVTIAAHRQTRTYHPPADACPLCPSRDGRQSEIPAADYEVAVFENRFPSLSGAAGRCEVVCFTPEHEAGFADLSPGRARLVLDAWTDRTAALSARPGVAQVYCFENRGAEIGVTLPHPHGQIYAFSTPTPRTAKHLAAAAAHRAATGRNLFEDLLAEARAAEERVVLAGEHWTAFVPYAARWPYEVHLYPHRRVADLRGLDEAERAEFPGLYLDLLRRFDGLFGPTAGPTPYISAWHQAPLSDGKELALHLELFTVRRTADKLKYLAGTESGMDAFMNDVAPETAARRLREAG; translated from the coding sequence GTGTACACGACCGTCACCGAGCTCGCGGACGGCCGCGAACTCATCTACTACGACAGCTCCCCCGGCCGGGACCGCACCGCCGAGGACCGGCGCCCGCTGGACCGCGTGGAGAGCAGCCCGGAACTGCGCCGGGACCCGGCCACCGGCGACTGGGTCACCATCGCCGCCCACCGGCAGACCCGCACCTACCACCCGCCCGCCGACGCCTGCCCGCTGTGCCCCTCGCGGGACGGGCGGCAGAGCGAGATCCCGGCCGCCGACTACGAGGTGGCCGTCTTCGAGAACCGTTTCCCCTCCCTCTCCGGCGCCGCCGGGCGGTGCGAGGTGGTGTGCTTCACCCCCGAGCACGAGGCGGGCTTCGCCGACCTCTCCCCCGGGCGGGCCCGGCTGGTGCTGGACGCCTGGACCGACCGCACCGCCGCGCTGTCGGCCCGGCCCGGGGTGGCGCAGGTGTACTGCTTCGAGAACCGCGGCGCGGAGATCGGCGTCACCCTGCCCCACCCGCACGGCCAGATCTACGCCTTCTCCACCCCCACCCCGCGCACCGCCAAGCACCTGGCGGCGGCGGCCGCGCACCGGGCCGCCACCGGGCGCAACCTCTTCGAGGACCTTCTCGCCGAGGCCCGCGCCGCCGAGGAGAGGGTGGTGCTGGCCGGGGAGCACTGGACGGCCTTCGTCCCGTACGCCGCCCGCTGGCCCTACGAGGTCCACCTGTACCCGCACCGCCGGGTGGCCGACCTGCGCGGGCTCGACGAGGCGGAGCGGGCTGAGTTCCCCGGGCTGTACCTGGACCTGCTGCGCCGCTTCGACGGGCTCTTCGGGCCGACGGCCGGGCCCACCCCGTACATCTCCGCCTGGCACCAGGCCCCGCTGAGCGACGGCAAGGAACTCGCCCTGCACCTGGAGCTGTTCACCGTGCGGCGCACCGCCGACAAGCTCAAGTACCTGGCGGGGACCGAGTCGGGGATGGACGCGTTCATGAACGACGTGGCCCCGGAGACGGCGGCGCGCAGGCTGCGGGAGGCCGGGTGA
- the galK gene encoding galactokinase: MNAVVRREFERIHGQAPEGVWAAPGRVNLIGEHTDYNDGFALPMALPQTAVLAARRRADGLLRLHSAQGDGRVTELRVADLAPGTVSGWARYPAGVVWALRGRGLPVGGADLHLDSTVPTGAGLSSSAALECAVAVAYDELHGLGLERPELARVAQYAENAFAGVPCGVMDQMASVCCAEGSALHLDSRSLEVRQVPFDLAGHGLRLLVLDTRVKHDLADGAYAALRAGCERAARLLGLPALRDLGEAELPGALGRLPAGLVPLVRHVVTENARVGRAVERLAAGEPRALGPLLTEGHASLREDYGVSCPETDLAVEAAVAAGALGARMTGGGFGGSVIALVRAGEAARVTGAVTDAFASAGFRAPVALEAVPSAGARRIG, encoded by the coding sequence GTGAACGCGGTCGTGCGCCGGGAGTTCGAGCGGATCCACGGCCAGGCGCCCGAGGGCGTCTGGGCGGCGCCGGGCCGGGTCAACCTCATCGGTGAACACACCGACTACAACGACGGGTTCGCCCTGCCCATGGCGCTGCCGCAGACCGCCGTGCTCGCCGCGCGCCGCCGCGCCGACGGGCTGCTGCGGCTGCACAGCGCCCAGGGTGACGGCCGGGTCACCGAGCTGCGGGTGGCGGACCTCGCCCCGGGCACGGTGTCCGGCTGGGCCCGTTACCCGGCCGGGGTGGTGTGGGCGCTGCGCGGGCGGGGGCTGCCCGTGGGGGGTGCGGACCTGCACCTGGACAGCACGGTGCCGACGGGGGCCGGGCTGTCCTCGTCGGCGGCGCTGGAGTGCGCGGTGGCCGTCGCGTACGACGAGCTCCACGGGCTGGGGCTGGAGCGGCCGGAGCTGGCGCGGGTGGCCCAGTACGCGGAGAACGCCTTCGCCGGGGTGCCGTGCGGGGTGATGGACCAGATGGCCTCGGTGTGCTGCGCCGAGGGCAGCGCCCTGCACCTGGACAGCCGCAGCCTGGAGGTCCGGCAGGTGCCCTTCGACCTCGCCGGGCACGGGCTGCGGCTGCTGGTGCTCGACACGCGCGTCAAGCACGACCTGGCCGACGGGGCCTACGCGGCCCTGCGGGCCGGCTGCGAACGCGCGGCGCGGCTGCTGGGACTGCCCGCGCTGCGCGACCTTGGGGAGGCGGAGCTGCCCGGGGCGCTGGGTCGGCTGCCGGCCGGCCTGGTGCCGCTGGTCCGGCACGTGGTCACGGAGAACGCGCGGGTGGGCCGGGCGGTGGAGCGGCTGGCGGCGGGCGAACCGCGGGCGTTGGGGCCGCTGCTGACGGAGGGTCATGCCTCACTGAGGGAGGACTACGGGGTCTCCTGCCCGGAGACGGACCTCGCGGTGGAAGCGGCCGTCGCGGCGGGCGCGCTGGGGGCCCGGATGACCGGGGGCGGTTTCGGGGGCTCGGTGATCGCCCTGGTCCGGGCCGGGGAGGCCGCGCGGGTGACCGGCGCGGTGACGGACGCCTTCGCGTCGGCCGGGTTCCGGGCTCCGGTCGCGCTGGAGGCCGTACCGTCGGCGGGCGCCCGGCGCATCGGCTGA
- a CDS encoding crotonase/enoyl-CoA hydratase family protein, with protein MTEADAARAVRVERDGPVTTVVLSRPAARNAVDGPTARQLAEAFREFEADEGAAVAVLWGEGGTFCAGADLKAVGTGRGNRVEPEGDGPMGPTRLRLTKPVIAAVAGHAVAGGLELALWCDLRVVEEDAVFGVFCRRWGVPLIDGGTVRLPRLIGESRAMDLILTGRPVPAAEAHAIGLANRLVPAGRARAAAEELAREIAGFPQLCLRHDRLSVREQHGLAEPEALANELRHGTVPLAAGETLAGAARFASGAGRHGSFTG; from the coding sequence ATGACCGAAGCCGATGCCGCCCGCGCCGTCCGCGTCGAACGCGACGGGCCCGTGACGACGGTGGTGCTGTCGCGGCCCGCGGCCCGCAACGCCGTGGACGGTCCGACGGCACGGCAGCTGGCCGAGGCGTTCCGGGAGTTCGAGGCCGACGAGGGGGCGGCGGTCGCGGTGCTGTGGGGCGAGGGCGGGACGTTCTGCGCGGGCGCCGACCTCAAGGCCGTCGGCACCGGGCGCGGCAACCGGGTGGAGCCCGAGGGGGACGGCCCGATGGGGCCGACACGGCTGCGGCTGACCAAGCCGGTGATCGCGGCCGTCGCCGGTCACGCCGTGGCCGGAGGGCTGGAGCTGGCCCTGTGGTGCGATCTGCGCGTGGTGGAGGAGGACGCGGTCTTCGGGGTGTTCTGCCGCCGGTGGGGGGTTCCGCTCATCGACGGCGGTACGGTGCGGCTGCCGCGGCTGATCGGCGAGAGCCGGGCGATGGACCTGATCCTCACCGGCCGCCCGGTTCCGGCCGCCGAGGCCCACGCGATCGGGCTGGCCAACCGGCTCGTACCAGCCGGGCGGGCCCGGGCGGCGGCGGAGGAGCTCGCGCGGGAGATCGCGGGCTTCCCCCAGCTGTGCCTGCGCCACGACCGGCTCTCCGTACGCGAGCAGCACGGGCTGGCCGAGCCCGAGGCCCTGGCCAACGAGCTGCGGCACGGGACGGTGCCCCTGGCGGCGGGCGAGACCCTGGCGGGCGCCGCGCGCTTCGCGTCCGGGGCCGGGCGGCACGGTTCGTTCACCGGCTGA
- a CDS encoding FAD-dependent oxidoreductase: MAQAGDAARTVILTVDDDPGVSRAIARDLRRHYGGGYRIVRAESGESALEALRELKLRGDLVAVILADYRMPQMNGVEFLEQALGVYPGARRVLLTAYADTHAAIDAINVVDLDHYLLKPWDPPEEKLYPVLDDLLSAWRSSDYRPVPATKVVGHRWSARSSEVREFLARNQVPYRWYSSDEPEGRRLLEAAGADGLRLPLVVTAGGTALIEPEVAELAAHVGLATTPAAAFYDLVVIGGGPAGLGSAVYGASEGLRTVLVERSATGGQAGQSSRIENYLGFPDGVSGAQLTERARRQATRFGAEILTAREVTGLEVNGPARVVRFSDGSSVAAHSVILATGVSYRQLGAPGCEDLTGRGVYYGSSLTEAASCEGQDVYVVGGANSAGQAAVYLARGAKSVTLLVRGESLAASMSYYLIQQIQEAPNIAVRPRTVVEAAQGEGHLERLVLRDAVTGATELVDAQWMFVFIGAAPLTDWLDGTVLRDEHGFILAGPDLTPDGRPPAEWELDRPPYHLETNIPGVFVAGDARARSAKRVASAVGEGAMAVMLVHRYLEQS, translated from the coding sequence ATGGCACAGGCCGGCGATGCGGCGCGGACCGTCATCCTCACCGTGGACGACGATCCGGGGGTGTCCCGCGCCATCGCCCGTGACCTGCGGCGGCACTACGGCGGGGGGTACCGGATCGTGCGCGCCGAGTCCGGGGAGTCGGCCCTGGAGGCGCTGCGCGAGCTGAAGCTGCGGGGCGACCTGGTCGCCGTGATCCTCGCCGACTACCGGATGCCGCAGATGAACGGGGTGGAGTTCCTGGAGCAGGCGCTCGGCGTGTATCCGGGGGCGCGGCGGGTGCTGCTGACCGCGTACGCCGACACCCACGCGGCCATCGACGCGATCAACGTCGTCGACCTCGACCACTACCTGCTCAAGCCGTGGGACCCGCCGGAGGAGAAGCTCTACCCCGTTCTGGACGACCTCCTCTCCGCCTGGCGCTCCAGCGACTACCGGCCGGTGCCCGCCACCAAGGTGGTCGGGCACCGCTGGTCGGCGCGCTCCTCCGAGGTACGGGAGTTCCTGGCCCGCAACCAGGTGCCCTACCGGTGGTATTCCTCCGACGAGCCCGAGGGGCGGCGGCTGCTGGAGGCGGCCGGGGCCGACGGGCTGCGGCTGCCCCTGGTGGTCACCGCCGGGGGGACGGCGCTGATCGAGCCGGAGGTGGCGGAGCTGGCCGCCCACGTGGGGCTCGCGACCACCCCGGCCGCCGCGTTCTACGACCTGGTCGTCATCGGCGGCGGCCCGGCCGGGCTGGGCTCGGCGGTGTACGGGGCGTCCGAGGGGCTGCGCACCGTGCTGGTGGAACGGTCCGCGACCGGCGGGCAGGCGGGACAGAGCTCCCGCATCGAGAACTACCTGGGCTTCCCGGACGGGGTCTCCGGTGCCCAGCTCACCGAGCGCGCCCGGCGCCAGGCCACCCGGTTCGGTGCGGAGATCCTCACGGCGCGCGAGGTCACGGGGCTGGAGGTGAACGGCCCGGCGCGCGTGGTGCGCTTCTCCGACGGCTCGTCGGTCGCCGCGCACAGCGTCATCCTGGCGACGGGGGTGTCGTACCGGCAGCTGGGGGCGCCGGGCTGCGAGGACCTGACCGGGCGCGGGGTGTACTACGGCTCCTCCCTGACCGAGGCGGCCTCCTGCGAGGGGCAGGACGTGTACGTGGTCGGCGGGGCCAACTCGGCCGGACAGGCGGCGGTGTACCTGGCGCGGGGCGCGAAGTCGGTGACGCTGCTGGTGCGCGGGGAGTCGCTGGCGGCGTCGATGTCGTACTACCTGATCCAGCAGATCCAGGAGGCGCCGAACATCGCGGTGCGGCCGCGGACGGTCGTGGAGGCGGCGCAGGGCGAGGGGCACCTGGAGCGGCTGGTGCTGCGGGACGCGGTGACGGGGGCCACGGAACTCGTGGACGCGCAGTGGATGTTCGTGTTCATCGGCGCGGCCCCGCTCACGGACTGGCTGGACGGGACGGTGCTGCGCGACGAGCACGGGTTCATCCTCGCCGGACCGGACCTCACGCCGGACGGGCGGCCGCCGGCCGAATGGGAGCTGGACCGGCCGCCGTACCACCTGGAGACCAACATTCCCGGGGTGTTCGTGGCGGGCGACGCGCGGGCCCGGTCGGCGAAGCGGGTCGCGTCCGCGGTGGGAGAGGGAGCCATGGCCGTCATGCTGGTGCACCGGTACCTGGAGCAGTCGTGA